A stretch of Vigna angularis cultivar LongXiaoDou No.4 chromosome 4, ASM1680809v1, whole genome shotgun sequence DNA encodes these proteins:
- the LOC108331847 gene encoding E3 ubiquitin-protein ligase WAV3 — MGTGWRRAFCTRDPASTISDKQPGSPSPSPSPRSCARLGFLSGGSNPSTPRLRCTTTPESASQTVTVNESPRVQSKNTSRTTKSPKTLAVSNPSSPRSPLKLSLFKNSFKFRSSCGICLNSVKTGQGTAIYTAECGHAFHFPCIAAHVRKHGSLVCPVCNATWKDVPLLAAHKNLAAQSATKNDVAQRTTENTNANVKKPTENTSPVFKTYSQVETPPKHTDSVRSYDDDEPLLSPTSGGRIIPIPEADENVEEDDEEEDAGEFQGFFVNTKNSSSSKSYSDSFQTTDGDSRTVQVKLMPECAVISASRTHETYALVLKVKAPPPPSPPRSSTAPSQRAPIDLVTVLDVGGNMTGAKLHMLKRAMRLVVSSLGPADRLSIVAFSATSKRLLPLRRMTAQGQRVARRIVDRLVVGQGSSVGEALRKATRVLEDRRERNPVASVMLLSDGQEERVQNQRGNSSGQRKASSHVSSTRFAHIEIPVHAFGFGAKSGFSQEPGEEAFAKCVGGLLSVVVQDLRIQVGFESEAVEMSAIYSCSGRPSLLSSGAVRLGDLYAEEERELLVELRVPASSGHGTHHVMAVRCLYKDPASQEIVYGREQGLLVPPPQSLRCSGTRIQRLRNLFITTRAIAESRRLLEHNADFTSAHHLLASARALLMHSNAASADDYMRALEAELAELHWRRQHEQVQVQVQQQQQSVQQRRRGSEREVTLVDENGEPLTPTSAWRAAEKLAKVAMMKKSLNRVSDLHGFENARF, encoded by the exons ATGGGTACTGGTTGGAGGAGAGCCTTCTGCACCCGCGACCCAGCTTCTACCATATCGGATAAACAGCCCGGAAGCCCAAGCCCAAGCCCCAGCCCGAGAAGCTGTGCCCGCTTGGGTTTTCTCTCCGGAGGGAGCAACCCTTCCACCCCACGCTTGCGGTGCACAACTACACCAGAATCTGCTTCTCAAACAGTTACTGTAAACGAAAGCCCCAGAGTTCAAAGCAAGAACACCTCCAGAACAACCAAGTCTCCCAAAACGCTTGCTGTCTCAAATCCATCTTCACCGCGTTCTCCTCTCAAGCTCTCCCTCTTCAAGAACAGTTTCAAATTCAGG AGTAGCTGTGGAATTTGCTTGAACAGCGTGAAGACGGGACAGGGTACGGCTATTTACACTGCGGAATGTGGTCACGCGTTTCATTTCCCGTGTATCGCAGCGCATGTGCGCAAACATGGTAGCCTGGTGTGCCCCGTCTGCAACGCCACGTGGAAGGACGTCCCACTACTCGCGGCGCACAAGAACCTCGCTGCGCAATCCGCCACGAAAAATGACGTCGCTCAGAGGACCACCGAAAACACCAATGCCAACGTCAAAAAGCCAACAGAAAACACATCCCCCGTTTTCAAGACCTACAGCCAGGTGGAGACCCCACCCAAACATACAGATTCGGTTCGGTCCTACGACGACGACGAGCCACTCCTCTCTCCCACCTCGGGCGGAAGGATCATTCCTATTCCCGAAGCCGACGAGAATGTCGAAGAAGACGACGAAGAAGAAGACGCCGGGGAGTTCCAGGGCTTTTTCGTCAACACCAAGAACTCGTCCTCCTCCAAATCATACTCCGATTCCTTCCAAACAACTGACGGAGATTCCAGAACGGTTCAGGTGAAACTCATGCCGGAGTGCGCCGTTATCTCGGCTTCCCGAACGCACGAGACCTACGCGTTGGTGTTGAAAGTCAAGGCTCCGCCTCCACCATCTCCACCGCGGAGCAGCACGGCGCCATCGCAACGTGCGCCGATAGATCTCGTCACTGTGCTGGACGTTGGTGGAAACATGACCGGAGCGAAGCTGCACATGCTAAAGCGCGCGATGCGTTTGGTTGTCTCATCGCTTGGCCCCGCCGACAGGCTCTCAATCGTCGCTTTCTCAGCCACTTCGAAACGGCTATTGCCTCTGCGCAGAATGACGGCCCAAGGACAGCGCGTGGCTCGACGCATAGTTGACCGGCTCGTGGTAGGTCAAGGCTCGAGCGTAGGCGAGGCGTTGAGGAAGGCGACGAGAGTGTTAGAGGATCGCAGAGAGAGAAACCCGGTGGCGAGCGTGATGCTGTTATCGGACGGTCAAGAAGAGAGGGTTCAGAATCAGAGGGGTAACAGTAGTGGTCAGAGGAAGGCTTCGAGTCACGTGTCGTCGACGCGGTTCGCGCATATCGAGATTCCGGTTCACGCTTTCGGGTTCGGGGCGAAAAGCGGTTTCAGCCAGGAACCGGGGGAGGAGGCGTTCGCGAAGTGCGTGGGTGGGCTTCTGAGCGTGGTGGTGCAGGATTTGAGGATTCAAGTGGGCTTTGAGTCAGAGGCGGTGGAGATGAGCGCGATTTACTCGTGCAGTGGAAGGCCCAGTCTGCTGAGCTCAGGGGCGGTGCGGCTGGGCGACTTGTACGCGGAGGAAGAGAGGGAGCTGTTGGTGGAGTTGAGAGTTCCCGCGTCGTCAGGACATGGGACCCACCACGTGATGGCTGTACGGTGCCTCTATAAGGACCCTGCTAGCCAGGAGATCGTATACGGTAGGGAGCAGGGTCTTCTGGTGCCGCCGCCTCAGAGCCTGCGTTGTTCCGGTACTAGGATCCAGAGGCTCAGGAATCTCTTCATAACTACCCGAGCCATTGCAGAGTCCAGGAGGCTTCTTGAGCATAACGCTGACTTCACCAGCGCGCATCATTTGCTTGCCTCAGCGCGTGCACTTCTCATGCACTCCAACGCCGCTTCGGCGGATGACTACATGCGCGCCTTGGAGGCTGAGCTGGCAGAGCTTCATTGGCGAAGACAGCACGAGCAGGTTCAGGTTCAGGTTCAGCAACAGCAGCAAAGTGTGCAACAGCGGAGAAGAGGGAGTGAGAGAGAGGTGACTTTGGTGGACGAGAATGGCGAGCCGCTTACACCGACGTCGGCTTGGAGAGCCGCCGAGAAGCTGGCTAAGGTGGCGATGATGAAGAAGTCTTTGAACAGAGTCAGCGACTTGCACGGCTTCGAAAACGCtaggttttaa
- the LOC108331868 gene encoding glutamyl-tRNA reductase 1, chloroplastic — MALSSTFSAAKFDVLYLKSSSSSSSQFPSKALPTAFLGHNRTTFVRRGVVRCDSKLSDASVGPNNAISLSALEQLKTSAADRYTKERSSIIVIGLSVHTAPVEMREKLAIPEAEWPRAIAELCSLNHIEEAAVLSTCNRMEIYVLALSQHRGVKEVMEWMSKTSSVPVSELSQHRFLLYNNDATQHLFEVSAGLDSLVLGEGQILAQVKQVVKVGQGVNGFGRNISGLFKHAITVGKRVRTETNIASGAVSVSSAAVELAFMKLPEASLDNARMLVIGAGKMGKLVIKHLVAKGCKKMVVVNRTEERVAAIREELKDIEIIYKPLSEMLTCAGEADVVFTSTASETPLFLKSNVKDLPPASQDVGGRRIFVDISVPRNVGSCVSDLEYVRVYNVDDLKEVVAANKEDRLRKAMEAQTIIAEESKQFEAWRDSLETVPTIKKLRAYAERIRLAELEKCLGKMGDDIPKKTRRAVDDLSRGIVNKLLHGPMQHLRCDGNDSRTLSETLENMHALNRMFNLDTEISVLEQKIRAKVEQNQK, encoded by the exons ATGGCACTTTCATCCACATTCTCGGCTGCAAAATTTGATGTTTTGTACCTCAAAtcctcatcttcctcttcctcgcAATTTCCTTCAAAGGCATTACCCACTGCTTTTCTTGGCCATAACAGAACGACCTTCGTCCGGAGAGGGGTTGTTCGCTGCGACTCTAAGCTCTCTGATGCATCCGTTGGTCCCAACAATGCTATCTCTCTCTCCGCTCTTGAGCAGCTCAAGACTTCTGCTGCTGATA GGTATACAAAGGAAAGGAGCAGCATTATTGTCATTGGGCTAAGTGTGCACACGGCACCCGTGGAAATGCGTGAAAAACTTGCAATTCCAGAAGCGGAATGGCCTAGAGCTATTGCAGAGCTGTGTAGTCTTAATCATATTGAAGAAGCAGCTGTTCTCAGCACCTGCAACCGAATGGAGATATATGTTCTGGCACTGTCCCAACATCGTGGTGTCAAAGAAGTCATGGAATGGATGTCAAAA ACAAGTTCTGTCCCTGTTTCAGAGCTAAGCCAGCACCGATTTTTACTTTACAACAATGATGCCACACAACATCTTTTTGAAGTATCAGCAGGTCTTGATTCTCTTGTTTTGGGAGAAGGTCAAATCCTTGCCCAAGTAAAGCAAGTTGTCAAGGTTGGACAAGGAGTTAACGGCTTTGGGAGAAACATCAGTGGGCTATTCAAGCATGCAATTACTGTTGGTAAAAGGGTTAGAACTGAGACTAACATTGCTTCCGGAGCAGTTTCTGTGAGCTCAGCTGCTGTGGAGTTGGCCTTTATGAAGCTACCTGAAGCCTCACTTGACAATGCCAGAATGTTGGTTATTGGAGCTGGGAAGATGGGGAAGCTCGTGATCAAACATTTGGTGGCTAAAGGTTGCAAAAAGATGGTTGTTGTCAATAGAACCGAGGAGAGAGTTGCTGCAATACGAGAAGAACTGAAGGATATTGAAATAATCTACAAACCCCTTTCAGAAATGCTCACCTGTGCTGGTGAAGCTGATGTAGTTTTCACCAGTACTGCATCAGAAACCCCATTATTCTTGAAAAGTAATGTCAAAGATCTTCCTCCTGCAAGTCAAGATGTTGGAGGCCGTCGCATTTTCGTTGACATTTCTGTTCCCCGGAATGTGGGTTCATGTGTCTCAGACCTTGAGTATGTGCGAGTTTACAACGTTGATGACCTTAAAGAGGTTGTGGCTGCCAATAAAGAGGATCGCCTAAGAAAAGCAATGGAAGCACAGACAATCATTGCTGAAGAATCTAAGCAATTTGAAGCTTGGAGGGACTCGCTGGAAACTGTCCctactataaaaaaattgaggGCTTATGCAGAAAGAATCAGGCTTGCTGAGCTGGAGAAATGCTTAGGTAAGATGGGTGATGATATACCAAAAAAAACACGGAGGGCTGTGGATGATCTTAGTCGGGGTATAGTGAATAAGTTGCTTCATGGTCCAATGCAACATTTAAGGTGCGATGGGAATGACAGTCGGACTCTTAGTGAGACACTCGAGAACATGCATGCTTTGAATAGGATGTTCAACCTTGATACTGAGATATCTGTTTTGGAGCAAAAGATTCGAGCGAAGGTAGAACAAAACCAGAAATGA
- the LOC108329946 gene encoding ubiquitin-fold modifier-conjugating enzyme 1, with protein sequence MEGWDPNTKSTLTQIPLLATKAGPRDGAAWTQRLKEEYKALIAYTQMNKSNDNDWFRISAANPEGTRWTGKCWYVYNLLKYEFDLQFDIPVTYPSTAPELELPQLDGKTQKMYRGGKICLTVHFKPLWAKNCPRFGIAHALCLGLAPWLAAEVPILVDSGMIKHKDDATTSTES encoded by the exons atggaAGGTTGGGACCCGAACACGAAGTCGACTCTGACACAGATCCCTTTGCTTGCGACGAAGGCGGGTCCTCGAGACGGCGCGGCATGGACGCAGAGGTTGAAGGAAGAGTACAAGGCTCTCATAGCCTACACGCAGATGAACAAGTCCAACGACAACGATTGGTTTCGCATCTCCGCCGCCAATCCCGAAGGCACTCGTTGGACCGGTAAATGCTGGTACGTCTACAACCTCCTCAAGTATGAATTCGACCTCCAATTCGATATCCCCGTCACTTACCCTTCCACCGCCCCCGAACTCGAACTCCCTCAATTGGACGGAAAGACCCAAAAG atgtaCAGGGGTGGGAAGATCTGCTTGACTGTGCACTTCAAACCTCTTTGGGCCAAAAATTG CCCCAGATTTGGTATTGCTCATGCACTTTGCTTAGGTCTTGCACCATGGCTTGCAGCTGAGGTTCCCATTCTTGTGGATTCTGGTATGATTAAGCACAAAGATGATGCAACCACATCAACTGAATCTTAG